The DNA sequence TGAAGAGgaaaaggggagagagagaagaaagagaagaaaactaatttgtgcttttgttaatatttttggTCTTAATTATAGAATAGAATTATTAAATTACTTTTAGttaagattcaaaattttgaaactctTTTATTATCACCACAACGACTAATCTTATATGACCATCACCATTACCACCACCACAATCGTCACTACTACAGCTACCACCATTGCTACCTATACACCCCCCAACCACCACACCCTATTATTGTCACAACCATCAAATCCCCCCAACAATTGCCGCTGTCATCACCACCACTACTACCACCATTACTGTTGTTGCCACCACCCTCACAACTATGCCTATgtttgtcattatataaatagtatcattttttcattgaattaaCTTCCTCGAGATACTTAGTTTTCAATTcaagaattttcgtgtttatgATCGAaactgttcatattataaaatactttgtaaagatcatatctaaaaaaaattaataaaatataaaatcattAAGTCATTCaactatataaaaaaatgagTAAAATCATTATGAACTGTCTATTTATTTGTCACATCTGATTAACTAAACGACTTTATAGATTTTGTCCAACTTTATGCATGCACTACAAGTAAATCACACACATGCCAAAGGGATAAAGCAACCAACATATACAACGAATAATAAATCCCGAGTATGTAGATTTTATCCAACTTTATGCATGGACTACAAGTCAACAAATATTTGTATTTGTTCAACAAATATTTGTATTTGCTCAACTAATAATTCCAAGGACCAAGACTTAAAATTACTAAGTCATGAAGTCAATACATTCCCACTTGAATTATGGAAACTTTAATTTATGTATAAAGATGTGACTATGTGTTGATCACTTGTTAAATTACCTCTGACAATTACTTGTTAGCCTACCTTTTTTTGTAGTGTGTTTAAGATGAAATGGCAAATGCATTGAAAAAAGTGGTGGTAGGTCGTATCTGGGAACTTAATGGCGCCCCAGTCGGCTCAGATTGAAAGTGGTCCTCGGGGACGGATTCGGATCCAACTGCCCAATTCATTTTGGGCCTTGGATTCACATCCTACGGGCAGTAATTAATTTGCTTTTTAATGGgtttctccttctctctccaaTGTCCTGGGAAAAGATaggagttttttgttttttttttttttgaaagaaggGAAAAGTCAGAAAAGATAGGAGTTGAGAAGAATAAGCCTTTCTgatcaaaaacaaaagagagaataaaaaacccattaaaaacaaaactacaCTTGCAGctttccttttgctccaaaatcaaaatcctaaAGAAACTCTTTCGTGCTTCAATTGTCTCTTGCTTTATTTAGTTGAATTAAGATGGAGGGTGACAGAATCAGAATCAGGTGCTTGAACAAACTCTTTCGTGCTTTAATTGTGGTGTTCACTTTACTGCAATGTGCTGTCAACCCTTCCCTTTCCCTTggattcaaaaatatttcttcagAAGGAGTGGTGAGGTGCTTTGAGAGGGAAAGAGAAGCACTCCTTGCTTTCAAACACGGCCTCGTGGATCACTACCATCTCCTCTCTTCGTGGGGAAGAGAAGAACACAAGCAGGATTGTTGCAAATGGGTCGGCGTCCACTGCAGCAACCGAACCAACCATGTTACTCAACTTCATCTTGGGTGGTATTCTTTGAATGAAACTTACTCACATCAACAGAAAGGAGACACGCGGTACATCGATTATTTTTTGCAAGGTAAGATGATGAGTCCCAAACTACTTGAATTGCAGCATTTGAAATATTTGGACCTTTATGGAGTCAACTTCAATGGGACCCGACTTCCATATTTCATTGGTTCTCTTTCCAATTTAAGACACCTCGATCTCTCTTATGCTTCTTTTGGTGGTCGATTTCCAAGTCAAGTTGGAAACCTTACCCACTTGCAATATCTTGATCTCGGTGGGAATGACTTTAACAGTGCAGAAAATCTGAATTCGTGGctccctcttctttcttctttaacaTATTTGGATCTGAGTAGCACCAATATCAGTAATGTTCATGACTGGCTGGAAACAGTTAGTAAGCTCCCTAAACTTACAAACTTGATGTTACGGGGGtgtggtcttccttctcctgtAATCCATTCCAGTActctttttaacataaattcttCAAAATCTCTTGCTCATGTTGACCTCTCTGACAACCAATgcacttctccttcaatatatTTATGGTTGTCTAACTACAATGCCAGCCTTGTCCATCTTGACCTCCGTAACAGCAGTTTAACTGGTTTAATTCCCAGTGTCGTTGAAAACTTGACCTCTCTTGTCGATCTAGATCTCTCTTGGAACAAATTTGACGCGGTGAATCCGCATTCTTTTTCCAGCTTATGCAGTTTACAAACACTGTACCTAGCCAATACTAGTCTGAGTGGACAGTTTTCCAAGTTTGTTCAAATGTTGTCTACGTGTGTTCAAAACTCATTAGAGTCTCTGTACCTCTATAACAATCATCTTTCTGGATCAATTCCTGATCTCACAAACTTTTCATCGTTGAAAGTATTATATCTCATTCGAAATCAATTGAGTGGAACAATACCTGAAAGCATTGGGCAACTGTCTAATCTAGAGGATATGGCGTTGGGTATGAATGCTCTGGAAGGTGTGGTTTCGGAAAGCCACTTCTCGAATCTCTCTAGATTAACATCTTTGCATTTGTCCTCCAACTTGCTAGTTTTAAGCTTCAGTTCTAATTGGGTTCCTCCATTTAAACTGAGTTATATATATTTGGGGTCTTGCAAAATGGGTCCGTATTTTCCAAAATGGCTTCAAACTCAGAATGAGTATTCATACCTTGATATTTCTGATGCTGGAATTGTGGATATCCTTCCAAGCTGGTTTTGGGGTACGACTCGTGACGTGTCATTTATCAGTCTTTCCAATAACCAAATTGGAGAAATGTTTGCAAATTCGACAATGAATTTTACGTATTACCCTGAAATACATTTGAGTTCGAACCAAATCGAAGGTCCAATTCCCTCAACTCTATCGCATGCGTCATATTTGGATCTCTCTAATAATAACATTTCAGGGTCAATTTCTATCTTGTGTGAAGCATACAGGAGTTTAATGTTTCTTAATCTCTCAAGCAACAATCTCTCTGGAGAGCTTCCAGAATGCTTGACACATTTTGACTATCTAGTCATGCTTGATTTGAGCTACAATGCTTTTTCGGGGAAAATTCCATCCACAGTAGGCTCACTATATCAAATGCAAACATTGAAATTAAGAAGCAACAGATTTATTGGAGAGTTACCTTCATCCTTCAAGAATTGCACCAGCTTAAAAGTTATTGATGTTGGATACAATGAGTTATCAGGACCCATACCAAAATGGTTAGGGGTTAGCCTTCAGAAATTGGTTGTCCTGATGCTTTCCTCTAATAACTTCAACGGAAGCATGCCATCTGAACTATGCCATCTAACAAACATTCAGAACTTGGATGTGTCTGCGAATAACATCTCTGGTACAATACCAAAATGCCTCAGCAATTTTACTGTTTTGGCACAGAAGGGAAACTCATCTCCGACCCTTCATCATTCGTACCGAAGAGAGGATACTTCATATATGGTTGGTTATATGGATGATGCAACATTCGTATGGAAAGGGAGAATGCACTCGTACAAAAAAACTTTGGGACTTGTGAAGAGAATTGATTTCTCGAGAAATAGGTTAACGGGGCAGATACCAATTGAAATCACGTATCTTGTTGGGTTAATTTCTTTAAACCTATCAAGAAACGGATTGACAGGTGAGTTACCTGCAAAGATTGGAAAGTTGCAAGAATTGGAGATCCTTGATTTGTCAAGAAACCACATGGATGGCAGAATTCCAACAAGCCTTGCTCGGATAGATCGTCTTAGTGTCTTGGACTTGTCATACAACAATTTTATTGGCAAAATTCCAACAGGCACTCAGCTCCAAAGTTTTGATCCCTCTAATTATGCTGGAAATCCTCAACTGTGCGGACCTCCACTTCAAAATATGTGTGATGATCAACAGGAAACCGTGATCTCAAgcaatgaagaagaaaaggatgAGCTGATAACATGGGGATTTTACGTCAGCATGGCGCTTGGTTTTATTGTTGGATTTTGGGGAGTTTGTGGCAGTCTAATTTTCATCAGGCAATGGAGATACTCGTACATCAGGTTCTTGAATGTCTTGAATGATTGGCTTTATGTGAGGGTGATTTCGATCAAGCGGCACTTCAATTAAGCAATGGTACGTAAATGTGATTTTACTTCTTTCTTAAATTAGCGATATGCATGCATCTATTTGTAGAGTTTTTCTAATTGATTTGGTTGTCTTCTTCAGAACTTAATTACGTGtgcttgtttatttttattttcagcgTCTTCTGAGATAGCACAAAAGGGCTCACTTCACTAGAAGAGCTTCATGGGCCTtatctgttttaagttttcaagTATTGAGTTGTCACAATAAAGAACTTTACTACTAAATCCCTTCGGCAGATGTTTTGTTAATGTTAGTTGTTTGTAagatgtttatgtttatgtttatgtttatgtttactTTATCAAGACCATTCTGCAGATTATGTTTAGAATCATGATATTTACCAAAGAAAGTGAGTTAATTATGGACTGCATATGATTGTTTTGTTCGTCGCAAATTTTAGTTCGAAGggttaactttttattttttatttgtatccaAGTAGTAATTTATATCTGTGTCTAACAACAATCAAACGacgttaattattattattattattattattattatttatttatttatttatttatttatttatccaaGTAGGAATCCTATATGCTTTCTGGACACAAATTATAAAGCTTCTGAACGATTTCCTCCCTACCACTGTTTTTAACaactttctattttttctttccattttgtcGAAGGAATTCATATACGCGAATTGACACAcaagaaatcaaatcaaatgatgaaGCTTTGGCTCCAGTGGTTTTAAACCTTATGATCGATCGACGCCTATATATGCTGAGAGCCAAACCGAAAGAAGTGGAAAACTGGGCACCTGGTCGACCGGACTAGATTTTCACTTTTGTCCAACTTCTTTACTCCTTTTGGATTCAAGCGTAGTACCCTCCTTAAGTGCTGCTTGAGCTTCAATGTCCACTCCAAGGCCCGAAAGGGCAACAACCTGAAGATAACATGAAATGTGCCAAAGTGGGGAAACTACTTGTGCTTGCATTGCATCGTTTATAGCTTCCTGAGGCTTGTCACTCATGAGATAAGACAAACTACGCCCGGTTGGAGAAACCATCATTCCAACATCAATGAACTGCAAGCAAAATAACACTGTCAGCAACGATAACAAATGCAGAGAAAGCAGCAATTCAggatataataattttttttctttcagttttgttcttttttattggtCATGCAAGTTGAGTTACCAGGTTTAGATGCTCTTAATGTACCTTAAACTACCAATTTCGTTTGAACTACCAATTTTGTTTCTCCCTATCAAGAATTAGAAGATAAGATGTAACGCCAAACAAACTTCGTACGAAGCTGTGTGTAGTAATTTATTTTAACAGGTCAGATAAAGAACATCCTATTGAAGGTAAACTTCGGATATCGGTATGAACATGAAGGCAACTCTTATCAAACCTGTACTCAGAACTTCCCACGAGTATCATAATAAGAACTTAACCTGTGAATAACACTCAATTGTGGTTCTGAAGTCCTTGAGCTTAAAAGCAGAATCCCCtttttctttgagtctaatGATTCCTGCATTTGGTCAGTCCACATTTGGAACGAGAGCTGCAGTGGAACGTAAGAGAGAAAATGTCAGTAACACAACCAAACTATTGAGAAAGCTAAATATGTATACAACACAACTTATTAGATTTTTCTCCATTAATTAAACGAATATAGAACCTCATTTCTCATTCCATCATCTGTATAGCGGATACTCTCTAGGATCTCATGTATAGCAGTCAAATCCCTTCTTGTGCAGGCTTTGCCGAGTGGTGAAAGAGAAGACCAGGAGGTACCATGTGGGATTTCCATCAAAACAGAAGGAGGAACCTGCAGAGGTAAGCAAAAAGAACTTAAAGGAAGTCCAGGATACAGCTACCAGCATCATGTTAAGCATCTATGTATTATTAAACTACTACGATGCTGCAGATCCGAGTGCTTCTAATTGGCACCCAACAAGTACGGTATCACTGAAAACCCTTGTAATTAACCAACCTCAATTTCGGGCCATAAGAGAGTATCATTCACCATGAAAGGCACTAAAAAAAAGTGTAACTCTCTCAAGTACTTACTAATAACAAATGAGAGTCATATCCCTTTCccaatttttcaaatatttccgCTTGGTACAAAGGTTCAGTATTAACAAATTACGAATCGGTAGATACAACGAGCTTACACAATTAGATCACATTGAGTTTGGTGAAAAGAAGATAACATATGAATATGTTGATTACAAGACTGCCCCAAAATATAGATCTAGAAACAATTGTGTGAAGATTTTAAACACTCAAACTATGCTCCCCGGGTAAAGTTGGGAATAGAATGCTTAATTAGAGAAACAGAGGAGAAAGAACTAACCTCAGTTTCTTTCTGAAAAGGAGTCAAAGAAGCAACTAATCACTTTGAATTTGGTCGCTCTCGGGGTTCAGATTGTAAACATTGTGAAGCCAAGCGTGCCAACTCAGTACCATTATCATTAGAAAGCTGTCCTTCCAAGCAAGAATCTGTCAGCATCTGAAGATATCTGTCTCGAATCAGGTCTAGGGCCTCGTACAAAATGATCAACCACCAGATGAATAAATTTACTTATTTGTGTTTACATATCCTAAGAAGGATAAATACTCACGcaaagttcataacaattgaaagtAAACTATATTTTATCGTAGGCAAAAGAGTAACCATTAGATCTTTACAAGAGTTTCCCTAATTTCTCTTTTCCTACAAatgattttttctttatttttgttcagtTCACCACTGGAACAATCACTTAAATGGCTAGAGGGGATACGCTTTCTGCTGAGAAGATCAATCAAGAGAGTCCAAACCTATATATTGCACTTTCTGGTGTCACTCTCCCTGCAAGACAAGGGATCTGCAGTGTATAATAATAGCTGAACTGCATACTTAAAGGATGTTTGTCAAGTAAATCATAATAAACGCCGCTTTTTTCCAAGATCTACCTACCAGTCCTAATATATTCAGGAGGAGTAAATGCCAGATTTGTACTATCACTCTTCCCATCCCTACTATTTTTCATCAGGCAAAGGTGGATATTCTGGGATTGCCATCCtgaaaatttataataaataaaataaatgaatgcAATCAGAATATACTAGGAAAGGATATCACACAGATGGAGTCAAAATACATCGtttgtaataaataaaataaatgaatacaATCAGAATATAATAGGAAAGGATATCAAACAGTGGGGAAACTACTTGTGCTTGCATTGCATTGTTTATAGCTTCCTGAGGCTTGTCACTCATGAGATAAGACAAACTACGCCGGGCAAAAATTGTTGGAGAAACCATTGTTCCACAAACTACGCCGGGCAAAAATTGTTGGAGAAACCATTGTTCCAAAATCAATGAACTGCAAGTGAAAGAGAACTGTCAGCAACGATAAAGCAGAGAAAGCAGCAATTAAggatttactatttttttttcttttagttttgttctttttattgatcatgcaaatacTCTAAGATACCTTAAACTACCAATTTCctttcttcaaatcttcctatCATGAATTAGAAGATAAAATGTAACGATCGTATTCTGACTGGAAATCTTACTCCAAACAAAATTTCGTATGAAGCTGTGTTTAGTAATTTATTTTAACTGGTTAGATAAAGAACATCATATTGAAGGCCAAATTCGGATATCGGTAGAACAGGAAAGCAACTCTTATCAAACCTCTACTCAGAATTTCCCTCAAGTATCATAATAAGAACCTAACCTGTGAATAACACTCAATTGTGGTTTGAAGTCCTTGTACTTAAAAGCAGAATCCCCCCTTTTCTTTGAATCTAATGATTCCAGCATTTGGTTAGTGCATATTTGGAACGAGAGTTGCAGTGGAGCGTAACTATTGAGAAGGCTAAATATATACAACACAACTTATTAGATATTTCTCtatttattaaacaaaaataggaCCTCATTTGTCATTCCATTGTCTTTATAGCCGATATTCTCTAGTATATCATGTATAGCAGTCAAATCCCTTCTTGAGCAGGCTTCACCGAGTGGTGAAGGAGAACACCAGGAGGTACTATGTGGGATACCCATGTTTAGCATCTATATATGATTAAAGTACTACGATCACTGAAAACCCTTGTCGTTAACTACCCTGAATTTTGGGGCATAAGAGATTGACATTTCATAGAGTATCATTTGTTAGAACTTATATGCGAGAAGTGAATCAAAACACCTAATCAAGACATGAAATAACATTACCATAAGGAGATATAATGTAATGAAACTTATACATGTTGATCAATGTATAATATAAGGTGAGAAAACTAGGAGTTTTGTACAAAATGATGTAGAGAACGGTTATGAGGAGT is a window from the Pyrus communis chromosome 16, drPyrComm1.1, whole genome shotgun sequence genome containing:
- the LOC137720860 gene encoding receptor-like protein EIX2, whose translation is MEGDRIRIRCLNKLFRALIVVFTLLQCAVNPSLSLGFKNISSEGVVRCFEREREALLAFKHGLVDHYHLLSSWGREEHKQDCCKWVGVHCSNRTNHVTQLHLGWYSLNETYSHQQKGDTRYIDYFLQGKMMSPKLLELQHLKYLDLYGVNFNGTRLPYFIGSLSNLRHLDLSYASFGGRFPSQVGNLTHLQYLDLGGNDFNSAENLNSWLPLLSSLTYLDLSSTNISNVHDWLETVSKLPKLTNLMLRGCGLPSPVIHSSTLFNINSSKSLAHVDLSDNQCTSPSIYLWLSNYNASLVHLDLRNSSLTGLIPSVVENLTSLVDLDLSWNKFDAVNPHSFSSLCSLQTLYLANTSLSGQFSKFVQMLSTCVQNSLESLYLYNNHLSGSIPDLTNFSSLKVLYLIRNQLSGTIPESIGQLSNLEDMALGMNALEGVVSESHFSNLSRLTSLHLSSNLLVLSFSSNWVPPFKLSYIYLGSCKMGPYFPKWLQTQNEYSYLDISDAGIVDILPSWFWGTTRDVSFISLSNNQIGEMFANSTMNFTYYPEIHLSSNQIEGPIPSTLSHASYLDLSNNNISGSISILCEAYRSLMFLNLSSNNLSGELPECLTHFDYLVMLDLSYNAFSGKIPSTVGSLYQMQTLKLRSNRFIGELPSSFKNCTSLKVIDVGYNELSGPIPKWLGVSLQKLVVLMLSSNNFNGSMPSELCHLTNIQNLDVSANNISGTIPKCLSNFTVLAQKGNSSPTLHHSYRREDTSYMVGYMDDATFVWKGRMHSYKKTLGLVKRIDFSRNRLTGQIPIEITYLVGLISLNLSRNGLTGELPAKIGKLQELEILDLSRNHMDGRIPTSLARIDRLSVLDLSYNNFIGKIPTGTQLQSFDPSNYAGNPQLCGPPLQNMCDDQQETVISSNEEEKDELITWGFYVSMALGFIVGFWGVCGSLIFIRQWRYSYIRFLNVLNDWLYVRVISIKRHFN